From Nicotiana tabacum cultivar K326 chromosome 22, ASM71507v2, whole genome shotgun sequence, one genomic window encodes:
- the LOC107817237 gene encoding pentatricopeptide repeat-containing protein CRR2, chloroplastic translates to MWTLQAPPSPRLLQPPPSYLPFNFLHKCSPVFASFYSYRPTSIRFSTTSSSTHIVSNPEPTTFAHNYNESIQSLCKKGHLKEALQLLFQEPNPTQRTYELLILSCSQNHSLSDALTVHRKLIDDGFGQDPFLATKLINMYSHLDCVDRVRQVFDKISNRTIFVWNAFFRALTLAGHGEEVLDFYRRMNRIGISSDRFTYTYVLKACVASESSSSLKKGKEIHGHILRHGYERHLHIMTTLIDVYARFGCVGNASCLFYEMPEKNLVSWSAMIACYAKNGKPLEALELFREMMSFDLLPNSVTMVSALQACAALAALEQGKLLHGYIIRKGLDSILPVLSALVTMYARCGALELGRRVFDQMGKRDVVAWNSMISSYGIHGFGAKAVEIFREMIRHGVSPSPISFVSVLGACSHAGLVAEGKHLFDSMSKEHNMYPSVEHYACMVDLLGRANKLEEAAIIIQYMRIEPGPKVWGSLLGSCRIHCNVDLAERASRRLFELEPTNAGNYVLLADIYAEARMWNEVKRVRKLLEAKGLRKVSGCSWIEVKRKIYCLQSVDEINPQIEQIHALLLKLSMEMKQNGYVPNTRIVLYDLEEEEKERILLGHSEKLAVAFGLINNSKGETIRISKNLRLCEDCHSFTKLISKYTNREILVRDINRFHHFKDGVCSCGDYW, encoded by the coding sequence ATGTGGACGCTTCAAGCTCCTCCATCTCCACGTCTTCTTCAACCTCCTCCTTCTTACCTTCCCTTCAACTTCTTGCACAAATGTAGTCCCGTCTTTGCTTCTTTTTATTCATATCGTCCCACCTCAATCCGCTTCTCCACCACGAGCAGTAGCACCCACATTGTCAGCAATCCCGAACCCACTACTTTTGCCCATAATTACAACGAGTCAATCCAATCTCTTTGCAAAAAAGGACATCTAAAAGAAGCCCTCCAGCTCCTCTTTCAGGAGCCCAATCCCACCCAACGTACCTACGAGCTGCTCATCCTCTCCTGCTCCCAAAATCACTCCCTCTCCGACGCTTTAACTGTTCACCGCAAACTCATCGATGATGGGTTCGGCCAAGATCCCTTCTTGGCTACCAAACTCATTAATATGTATTCCCACTTGGACTGCGTCGACCGCGTCcgccaagtgtttgataaaatttccAACCGAACCATTTTCGTTTGGAACGCCTTTTTTCGGGCATTGACTTTAGCTGGCCATGGTGAAGAGGTTTTGGACTTTTATAGACGTATGAATCGCATTGGAATATCATCAGATAGGTTCACCTATACATACGTGCTCAAGGCTTGTGTTGCTTCTGAATCATCATCATCGCTCAAAAAGGGGAAGGAAATTCATGGGCACATATTGAGACATGGTTATGAGCGTCATCTGCATATTATGACAACCTTAATTGATGTGTATGCTAGGTTTGGTTGCGTAGGCAATGCAAGCTGTTTGTTCTATGAGATGCCAGAGAAAAATTTGGTTTCTTGGAGCGCGATGATTGCATGTTACGCAAAGAATGGGAAACCTCTTGAGGCTTTGGAGCTTTTTCGTGAAATGATGAGCTTTGATTTGTTGCCAAATTCAGTAACTATGGTTAGTGCTCTTCAAGCTTGTGCAGCACTGGCTGCACTAGAGCAAGGGAAGCTATTACATGGATACATAATTAGGAAAGGGCTTGACTCTATTTTGCCCGTTCTCAGTGCCCTTGTGACAATGTATGCAAGGTGTGGTGCTCTAGAATTGGGACGAAGAGTGTTTGATCAGATGGGCAAGAGGGATGTTGTTGCATGGAATTCCATGATTTCAAGCTATGGAATACATGGATTTGGGGCCAAAGCCGTTGAAATTTTTAGAGAAATGATTCGACATGGAGTGTCACCAAGTCCAATATCATTTGTTAGTGTGTTGGGAGCTTGCAGTCATGCAGGGCTTGTAGCAGAGGGGAAACATTTGTTTGATTCAATGTCGAAAGAACATAATATGTACCCTAGCGTGGAGCACTATGCTTGCATGGTTGATCTTCTTGGAAGAGCCAATAAGTTGGAAGAAGCAGCTATAATCATACAATATATGCGGATTGAACCGGGACCCAAAGTTTGGGGGTCTCTTCTTGGATCATGTAGGATTCATTGTAATGTTGACCTTGCTGAGAGGGCAAGCAGAAGGTTGTTCGAGCTTGAACCCACAAATGCTGGGAACTATGTACTTTTGGCTGACATTTATGCAGAAGCTAGGATGTGGAATGAGGTAAAACGAGTCAGGAAGCTTTTGGAAGCCAAAGGGTTGCGGAAAGTCTCTGGTTGTAGCTGGATTGAAGTAAAGAGGAAAATCTACTGTCTCCAGTCAGTTGACGAAATTAACCCACAAATTGAGCAAATTCATGCATTGTTGCTAAAGCTGTCAATGGAGATGAAGCAGAATGGGTATGTGCCAAATACCAGAATTGTGTTGTATGATCTTGAAGAAGAGGAGAAAGAACGTATTTTGTTGGGTCATAGTGAGAAATTAGCAGTTGCCTTTGGGTTGATTAATAACAGTAAAGGAGAGACTATAAGGATTAGTAAGAACTTGAGGTTATGTGAAGACTGTCACTCCTTCACTAAGCTCATTTCAAAATATACAAACAGAGAAATTCTAGTCAGAGACATCAATCGATTTCACCATTTCAAGGATGGGGTTTGCTCATGTGGAGATTATTGGTAG